The genomic DNA AGTACATCGCCAGGATCGCGCCGGTGGTCGGGTCCAGCGCCACCACCGAGCCGCTGCGTCCGTTCAGCCCCTTGATGGCGGCCTGCTGCACCGAGTTCTGCAGCGTGAGCTGGACGTCGCCGCCCTTCTTGGACTTGCCGGTCAGCGTGTCCATGAAGTTGGCCACGGACTCCGAGCTGTCAGTACCCGCGAGGTACTTGTCGAGGACGGACTCTATGTCCGTGGCGCCGTAGCCGATCGACTTCCAGCCGGTGATGTTGGCGTAGGCCGACTTCTGCGGGTACGTGCGCTGGTACTTGTACGAGATACCGCCGGAGGGGACCGAGTCCGCGATGACGGTGCCGTCCGCGGTGAGGATCTTGCCCCGGGGATAGGCGAAGGAGTCCAGCAGAGTGCGCTGGTTGCCGGCGCGGGCCTTGTAGCTGTCGGCGTTGACCACCTGCAGGTAGTTGGAGCTGACGAGCAGGCTGGCGATGAGCAGGAAGCAGAACAGGGCCACCCGCCTGATCGGCTGGTTCACGGTCCGTACCTCCGCTCAGACGGGCCCGGCCGGCCCGGCGCGTCACCGGGGTTCGCCCCCGGGGTCGGCCGCGTCCGCACGTCTTCGTCCTCTTCGTCGTCTTCGAACACCGGGGAATAGGACTCCGTAGGACCCTGTTCCGGTTCCGGCCTCGGCTGGGATGTGGCCTGGATCGCTTGGGTCGCCTCCGCTGCGCGCAGCATCGTCTGCTCTCCGTAACCGCGGGGCTGGGAGGGGACGGCCTGCGTCACGTCGCCGGCACCGGCGGCCGCGGCCGCGTTCGCCTGACGGACCGGCATCGGCTCGGTGGGGTCGGTCGCGCCCGGAGGCGTCGGCCCGCCGGGTCCGCCGGGTCCGCCCGGGCCGAACCCGCTCTGGGCCAGGCCGCTCTGCTCGAGACCGGTCTGCCCGAGACCCGGCTGGGCAAGCGGGTGCGGCTGGCCCGGACCCCCGGGCCCCGCGGCACCGGCACCCTGCGGCGCCGGCTGGGCGTGCCGCCCGGGGTTCGCGTTCGACGGCATCCGCTGGGCGGCGGCCAGCCGCATGGCCCGCAGCTCGTCGTCCGACAGCGGGATGGCCGGCGGCAGCGGACGCCGTGCGGAGTCCGACAGCCGGATCAGCAGCGCGACCACGACCCAGTTCGCCACCAGCGCCGAACCACCGGCGGCCAGGAACGGCATCGGCAGACCGGTCAGCGGGATGACGCGCATGACGCCGCCGGCGGTGATGAACACCTGCAGCGCGAACGTCACGGCCAGACCGGCCGACAGCAGCTTGCCGTAGTTGTCGCGGATCAGCAGCGCGGTCTTGAAGCCGCGCATCACGAACAGCGTGTAGACCATCATCAGCGCGAACAGCCCGACCATGCCGAGCTCCTCGCCGACCGTGACCAGGATGAAGTCCGCGTTCTTGGCGAACCCGACCAGCCAGGGCCGGCCCTGGTCCAGGCCCTTGCCGAAGATGCCGCCGGTGGCGAAGCCGTAGATGGACTGCGAGATCTGGTCCGACGGGCAGTTCTTCGGGGTCGGGATCTGGGCGGCGCAGATCTCGCCGTTGAACGGGTGCAGCCAGTTGTTCACGCGGGCCTGGACGTGCGGCACCGTCGTGGCGATGAACACGGCGCCGCCGATGAACGCGGTGACACCGAAGACCAGCCACGAGGTCCGCTCGGTCGCGATGTACAGCAGCACCACGAAGGCGCCGAAGAACATCAGCGAGACGCCGAGGTCGGTCTCGAAGACCAGGATGAGCATCGCCAGGACCCAGCAGACCGCGATCGGCCCCATGTCGCGGCCGCGCGGGATGTTCAGGCCGAGCACGCGCCGCGAGGCCACGCGCAGCGCGTCGCGCTTGGCCATCAGGAACGCGGCGAAGAACGACACCAGCAGCAGCTTGCCGAACTCGGCCGGCTGTATCGACACCCCGCCCGGGAAGCGGATCCAGCTCTTGGCGCCGTTGGCGCTGGAGATCGAGGCCGGCAGCACGGCCGGGATCGCGACCAGGAACAGGCCGGTGACCATCGAGATGTACGCGTAGCGCTGCAGGATCCGGTGGTCCTTGACGAACAGCAGGAACAGCGCCAGGGCGATGATGCCCAGCGCGGTGTACATCAGCTGGTTCGTCGTGGAACCGCTCGGCGGGGTGTGGTACTTCGTCGGGTCGAGCTTGTGCAGCGCCTGGAAACGCTCGGAGTCGTACAGGTCCAGGCGGTGGATCAGCACCAGGCCGATGCCGTTGAGGAAGATCGCCAGCGGCAGGAACAGCGGGTCGGCATAGGGCGCGGCGTAGCGGATCAGCAGGTTGGCGACGATCACCACCGCCCCCAGACCCGCGCCGACGCCCCACATGCCGGCCGGCAGCTTGCCGTTGTCGGCCAGGCCCACGTTGGCGTACGCGAACATGGCGACCGCCACCGCGAACAGACTGAGCCCGAGCTCAGTGTTGCGGCGCTTGGGGATCAGTGGTTCTTCGGGCCGGGGCGGGGCGGCTGACATCGACACTACTGAGGACCGTCCGTTGTTCCGGCGCAGTACGCCTTCATCTGCGGGTCGTCACCCTGCGTCCCTGGGGCCGAGGACGACGACGTGGGGTTCTGCGGCTCCGGTACGCCCTGCTGGCCGCCGGTCGGGGCGGTCGTGCCGGTCAGGTCGCCGGTCGGCGCGATGGTCGGCGGGGTGGACGCCGGGCCGTTGGCCAGCGGGGCGCCGTCCTTGGACGACGCGGGCGGTGTGGTCGGGGCGAGGTTCTGCCCCGGCACGGTGGTACCCGCCGGTTTGCCGGACGCGGGTTGCTTCAGCGCCTGGCTCTGGACGGTCGTCTGGCTGTGCCGGTAGTCGGCACAGGACTTCGCGGCCGTCCGGTACTGCTCCAGGTACGCCAGCGCGGCGCCCTCGGAGCCGAACGATTCGGTCTTGTACAGGTCAGCGCGCTTGCTCTGCGGCACCGAGTTGATCCAGAGCGGGCCCTCGGTCATCGTCTGCTGCGACGCGGCGAACGACGCCTGCGACAGGCCCTGGTACAGCAGCACCTGCTTGCTGTCCGCGGAGGGCGTCACGTAGTACTGGCCCTGGCTGTACACATACGCCCCGCCCGCGGCGGCGGCCAGCACCACGACCACCGCGCCGGTGATCAGCAGGCCCTTCTTGCCGCGCTTGGCGGGGGCCGCCCCGCCGGGAGCACCGGGGCCGCCGAGGCCGCCGGGGCCGCTTGGCGCACCGTCCGGACCGCCGTAGCCGCCGGCGTTGCGCCGCCCTCCCGGGTTGTTCTCCCCGTCCGGGACCAGGCCCCGCTGCCCGGGCACCGATTCCAGCTCCGTGGTCTGGGCCGAGGGGTCGAACTGCTGCGGCGCGGTGGCCACCGGCCCGCCGGGGTGCTCGGCGGCCATCTGCTGGTTCGGCTGGTTCTGTTGGTTGCGGCGCGAGCGCAGCCGCGCGGCGCGGCCGGCCGGGTGGTTCTGCGGGAAGTCGTCCTGCGGTGCACCTCCGCCGGGCTGCCCGCCGGAGGCCGGGGTGCTGAACCGGGGCAGCTGCTCCACACCCTCGCTGGCCGCGCCGACCACGACCGGGGTGAGCGACCCCAGCATCTGCGTGGCCTCGTTCGGGCTGGCGCCGGGGATCGTGCCGTCGTCGAGGGTGTCGGCGACGATGCAGGTGATGTTGTCCGGACCGCCGGCCCGCAGCGCCAGCTCGATCAGGGCGTCCACGGCCTGCTGGGGGTCGGCGTAGGCGGCCAGCGTCTCGGCCAGCGTCTCCTGGGAGACGAAGCCCGACAGGCCGTCGGAGCACAGCAGGTAGCGGTCCCCGGCGTAGGCGTCGAAGGTGCCGATGTCGGCCTCGACCTGGGTCCGGCCGTCCAGCACCCGCATCAGCAGCGAGCGCTGCGGGTGGTGCCCGGCCTCCTCCTCGGTGATCCGGCCCTCGTCGATCAGGCGCTGCACCCAGGTGTGGTCCGCGGTCATCTGCTCCAGCAGACCGTCGCGCAGCCGGTAGGCCCTGGAGTCGCCGACGTGCACCATGCCGAACCGGCCGCCGGACCACAGCATCGCGGTCAGCGTGGTGCCCATGCCCTCCAGCTCGGGGCGCTCGGCCACGATGGCCCGCAGCCGCTCGTTGGCCGCCACCACCGCGCCGCCCAGCAGCGCCAGGTCGGGCTCGCCGAAGGCCGGGTCGGGGGCCGAGTGCGGGTTGCCGGACTCGCGGGCCGCCAGGTCGTGCTGGGAGATGTGCAGGGTCTGCTCGTTGTCCGGCACGCCGCCGGGACCCGGCGCGCCCGGGCCCGCGGGGCCGGGCCCGCCCTGGCCGCCGGGCGCCATCGCGGGCATCGCGGGCATCTCCCCGGTGCCGGACAGCAGGTCCTCGCCGCCCGGCGAGTCCAGCCGCGAGACCGTCGTCATCACGACGGCGCTGGCCAGCTCACCGGCGGCGGCGCCGCCCATCCCGTCGGCGATCGCCAGCAGGCGCGGGCCGGCGTAACCGGAGTCCTCGTTGCCCTCCCGGATCAGCCCGACATGGGAGCGGATCGCGTACCTGAGCACAAGAGCCATCTGGCACCTCTCCTTATCCCTAAGCGCGCAACTCGAGCACGGTCTTGCCGATGCGGATCGGGACACCGATCTGTGCCACGGTCGGCGCGTTCAGCTTCGTCTGCCCGAGGAAGGTGCCGTTGGTGGAGCCGAGGTCTTCGACTATCCACTGCCCGGAGGCGTCCGGATAGAGCCTCGCGTGCCGGCTGGAGGCGTAGTCGTCGTCGAGCACGATCGTCGAGTCGTGCGCGCGGCCCATCGTCACCTGCTGTCCGCTGGTGATGTTCACCGTGGTGCCGGCCAGCGAGCCGCCGACCACCACCAGACGGGTGGGCATCGGCGGACCGCTGCGGCGGGCACCGGGGTTGTAGGGCTGGCGGGCGCCTGCGCGCGCCGAGACCTGCTGGGTCGTGGCGGCGGCGGCCTTGGCTGCCTTGGCCTGCTGGCGCTTGCTGTTGCGGGATCCGTAGAGGTCGGAGCGCATGACCCCGACCGCGGAGAACACGAACAGCCACAGCAGCACCAGGAAGGCGAGCCGGATCACCGTGAGGGTCAGCTGGGACATCTGTCGTAGTTCCGCCTCGGCCTAGCCCTGCTGACGGAAGATGATCGTGGTGGTGCCCAGGTGGATCACCGAGCCGTCCCGCAGGGGGGCCTGCGTGACGTGCTGGTTGTCCACCACGATGCCGTTGGTGGAACCCAGGTCCGACACGTACGAGGGCGTCCCGATCCGGATCTCGGCATGCCTGCGCGACACCGAAGGGTCGTCCACCCGCAGGTCGACGTCCGTGCCGCGGCCCATGGTGGTGACCGGCTTGGTCAGCATGTGCCGCGCGCCGTTGATCTCCACCCAGCACTGGGTCTGCGACTGCTGCGGCGGCGCGTACTGCTGCTGCTGTTGCTGCTGCCCGCCGGGCGGGCCCCAACCGGGCTGCTGCGGCGGCGGCTGGCCGTAGGGGTCGTACCCGCCCTGGTCATACCCACCCTGGTCGTAACCGCCCTGCCCGGGCGGCGGCGCGCCCCAGCCGGGCTGCGGTCCGCCCTGGCCCTGCGGGGGCTGCTGCGGGGCGCCCCACGGCGAGGGCTGCGGCACCGGGTTCGGCGGCGGCACGGGCTGCAGGCCGCCGGGACCCTGCGGACCACCGGGGCCCTGAGGGCCGCCTGGGCCCTGGGGACCGCCCTGGTATGGGGGAGGCTGGCCGTAGGGGTCATAGCCCTGGGGCTCGCCTTGCATCTGAGACACGGGCACCACTCCTGCCAACGCCTGACTTTGGATCCGGAACATCCCCGTGTCGAGATCGGCCGCACGCGCGAACTTCACCTCGACAGGTCCGACGAACATATAGCGCTGTTCCGCGCCGTACTCACGGACGAGTTCGGCGAGTTCAGCACCCAGGGGGCCGGCGTAGGTCGCCAGCCGCTCGTAGTCCACGCCGCCCAACTCGACCGTGAAGTCGTTGGGCACCATGGTCCGTCCCTGGCTGACTATGGCCGCCCGGTCATCGCACTCGCGCTGAAGCGCGGACGCGATCTCCACCGGCTGGACCTCGGACTTGAATGCCTTGGCGAAGGCGCCGTTGACCAACCCTTCGATGCGTCGCTCGAACCGCTGTAGGACTCCCACGGACACCCCCTTCCGGCGCGCCAGCCTAGCGTTGACCGGCCTCGCAGACCATTCTGTCGTCCAGCGCCCCCTTGTCGGGACGCCGTCGTCGTCGGACCCACGGTCACGCGCACCTTCCGCCGCCTGCGACGTCCGGCCCGCGTGCCTGTTACGGATGAGATCGTAACCACCCCGTCCCCCGCTGCGTACCCACATCGCCGCGAGATCAGCCGCACGGCCGCGCCCACGCAGCTCAGCGGCCCGCCCGAAACCGGCCCGCTCAAGCGGCCGCTAGTCGGGAGGTGAACACCCTCTCGTCACAAGGACGTGCGACACCCCCGGCCGGTTCCCATCGGAATCGGACTGGAATCGGACTCGCTGAATCGGCCGATCACCGGACGTACCGGATGTGACGAGCGCTACCTCGGGGCCGGTCACGATATTGGCGAGAGCGACCTCCGGCGCGTGCTAATGTTTGTGCAGCAAGAGCGAGCGCGAGTGGCGGAATAGGCAGACGCGCACGGTTCAGGTCCGTGTGCCCGAAAGGGCGTGGGGGTTCAACTCCCCCCTCGCGCACTTGTGAGCAGGAAGACAGGCCCGGTCCCGGTGATGATCACCAGGAAACCGGGCTTGTTTGTATTTCCCGCGAAGTTACGCCCTGCGGATTACCCGAGCGCAATCACACGGATGTGTCCGGCCGATCTGCCGGGCGGATGAAAGCGTTCCGGTGTTCCACTCTTCTGGCCGAATCCCGCCGGGTCCGGACCCGGTCCGGTGACCTTCCAGCCCCGCCACCGGCGCTCTTCAGGGTTAGCTCTTAACGCTCGGTCCTTCCCCCGCGGCACGGGCCAGCACCCACTGCCACGTCTCGCTCCCCATCGACGTCTGCATACTCACCATCTCGTCCAGGAGCGCGGTGAAGCCGGCCTCGGCGAGGTGGCGGATGTTCGTCGCGGGATCGTGGCTGGCGAAGAACATCGGTACGCCGAGCCAGGGCTCGACGTCGTCGGCGGAGCCGCCGCGGCCGAAAGAGGCCAACAGCAGCCCGCCGGGGCGGAGCCAGCCGGCGATCCGGTCCAGGAGCGGCCGCTGCTCCGCACGGGGGATGTGGTTGAAGCTGTAGAAGGCCGTGACCGCGTCGAAGGATTCCGCGGGCAGGTCCAGATCCGTCATGTCCGCCTTGAGGAAGGACGCCGCCGGCACCCGCTGCGCGGCGAGCGCCAGCTGCCCGGCGGAGATGTCCACGCCGAGCACGTCGAAACGCTGAGCCAGCAAGGCGGTGGCGGGGATCCCGGCGCCGCATCCGAGTTCGAGGACGCGGGCTCCGTCGCGCAGGTGTCCGCCGAGCTCGCCGACGAAACGGACCCGCGGGTCGTCGGGCACGTCTTCGCCGAACGCCGACAGGTACCGCTCGGCCATGGCGTCGTATCCGGACTCGATGATCGCCTTCGGGTCGGTCGTCACGAGGCGCCAACCTAATCCCGCGCGGAGATCATCGACCACGGGTTTTCCGCGACGGCTTCAGCTCGGCGCGATCTCCTGCACCAGCCAGCTGTCGACGATCTTCCCGAGATCGGCTCCCGCCGGCACGCTTCCGGTCCACTGTTTGCCGTCGACAGTGATGCAGGGCACGCCTTCGCAATGCACCGTGGTGAAGGCGCTGTCGTAGTTGCGGTTGATCGCGGCCGCATAGGGCTGATCGCCCACGCACTTCTCGAACGCCGCAGTGTCCAGTCCCGGGATCTCGCGCGCGATCGCGATGAGCGCCGAGGCCGTGAACGCGTCGACCGTCTCCGTCGGCTGATGCGCGAACACCGCCGCGCGATACGCCGAGAAGTCGCCGTGCTCGGCCGCGCACTGCACAGCGTTGCCCGCGGCCATGGATCCGCTCCCTGGCGCCGTGCCGGACCTGTCGATCAGGTTCACCGGGCGGTACTCCACCTGGATCCGTCCGGAACCAGCTTCCTGTTCGAGGAAGGCGCTGGTCCCGCTATCGGTCTGCCGGCACGGCGGGCACCGGTAGTCGTCGTAGACCACGACCTTCGTCTTCGCCGACGCCGGCCCCAAGGTGACCACCGCGGCCCCCGCACTCACCACACCGGCCTGCGGAGCCGGGCCGCCGGCGGATCCGGCCCCGAGCGACGTGCCCGCGATCACCGCGGCGGCCACCACCCCGAGGACCCCCGACCCGGCCAGGCCGTTGCGCCGGCGCAGCGAGGAGCGTCCGCGCCGCAGGATCGCCTCGGTCGGCGGCGTCGCGACGCGGGCCGCGGTCGCGGTGCCCGCCATGACCTCGCGCAGACCGCCCTCCCATGTCTCATCCGTCATGCCGGTCATGCCTGTGCTCCTTTCATCGCCGCCGCGGGCCCCCGGAACGCGGAGAGCCCCGCCAGCCCGGCGTCGTTCCGCAGCTTCGCCAGCGCGCGCGAGGCCTGGCTCTTGACCGTGCCGACGGAGCAGCCGAGCAACGCGGCGACCTCACCCTCCGCCAAGTCCTCCCAGTACCGCAGCACCACGATCGCGCGCTGCCTGGGCGGCAGCGTGGCGAGTGCGGCGAACAGCACGCCCCGTTCCTCGACCCCGCAGCCGTCGTCGGGCGGCCAGGCGGGGTGCTCCGGCACCGTGGCGACGCTGTACTCCACCGGCCGTTTGGACCGGAACCGGCTCCGGTTGGCGTTGACCAGGATCTTGCGGACGTAGGCGTCGACGTCCTCGACCCCCCGCACGCGGTGCCACGACCGGTAGGCCTTGATCAGCGTGTTCTGTGCGAGGTCCTCGGCGTGGCCGAGGTCCCCCGTGAGCAGATACGCCGTCCGCACCAGTCCCGGCCACCGCGCCGCCGTGAAGCGGCGGAACTCGTCTTCGTCCTCGGGACGCATCCGGGACCCCCTTCCGCAGCACTGCCATTCCGCAACACAGACCACGGACTCCCCAGAACAGGTTGCATCACGGGAGAAGGCGCCGGAAGGGCGTGCCCGGAAGCCCCCCCGAAGCCCGCCCAGAAGCGCGGCGATTGACAGGCTAATGCCGTTAGCCTACGGTGAAGCTAACAACGTTAGCCGCAGTTGCGGCGCGCAGGCCGACCGCACGAGACTGGGGACCACGATGACCACCGTCGACTCCGCCATGGCGAACACCGAGCACCGCCTCTCCTCCACCGCGCGCCGCAGCGTCTGGGCCGCCTGGGCCGTGTTCCTCACGGCCTTCGCGATCCTGGAGGGCGTGAACCACGGTGCGGGCAGCTGGCTGGCCCTGGTCGGCGGTCTGATCGGCCCGGACCTGTCGTTCTTCGCGGCCGCCGGCGCGCACGAGCCGGTCCGCCAGGGACAGCTGCCCCGCAAGGCCGTCCCCTTCTACAACACCGCGCACCGCACCTGGATCCCGTTCGTCCTCGCCGTCGCGTACTCGGTCTCCCCGCTGCAGGTGCCCGCGCTGTTCACCTTCCTGCTGGCCTGGATGCTCCACATCGCGATCGACCGCGTCGCCGGCTACAACCTGCGCACCAAGGAAGGCTTCATCCGTGGCTGAGCACCGGACCGGAGCGCTCACCGAGCGGCAGCGGCAGATCGCCGCGGCCGCTCGCGCGCTGGTGGAGGACGAGGGCCCCGAGGGCCTCACGATGCGCCGGGTGGCGGATGCCCTGGGTATCAAGGCGCCGTCTCTCTATAAGCACGTTCCTGACAAGACCGCGCTGCAAGCCCTTGTAGTCGCCGAGGGATTCCTCGAGTACGCCGAAGCCCTGGAAGCCGCGATCGCCGCCGCCGACGATCCGTTGGCGGCGCTGGCGAAGACCTATCGCGACTTCGCCGTCGCGCACCCGCACCTCTACAGGCTCATGAACTACAGGCCGCTCCGAAGGGATCTCCTCCCGGAGGGACTCGAGGAGCGCGCCGCTCTACCGCTCCTCAAGGTCATCGGGCACGACCCGGCCAAAGCCCGGGCGCTGTGGGCTTTCGCCCACGGCA from Catenulispora sp. MAP5-51 includes the following:
- a CDS encoding class I SAM-dependent methyltransferase — encoded protein: MTTDPKAIIESGYDAMAERYLSAFGEDVPDDPRVRFVGELGGHLRDGARVLELGCGAGIPATALLAQRFDVLGVDISAGQLALAAQRVPAASFLKADMTDLDLPAESFDAVTAFYSFNHIPRAEQRPLLDRIAGWLRPGGLLLASFGRGGSADDVEPWLGVPMFFASHDPATNIRHLAEAGFTALLDEMVSMQTSMGSETWQWVLARAAGEGPSVKS
- a CDS encoding DUF4260 family protein, with protein sequence MTTVDSAMANTEHRLSSTARRSVWAAWAVFLTAFAILEGVNHGAGSWLALVGGLIGPDLSFFAAAGAHEPVRQGQLPRKAVPFYNTAHRTWIPFVLAVAYSVSPLQVPALFTFLLAWMLHIAIDRVAGYNLRTKEGFIRG
- a CDS encoding FHA domain-containing protein translates to MSQLTLTVIRLAFLVLLWLFVFSAVGVMRSDLYGSRNSKRQQAKAAKAAAATTQQVSARAGARQPYNPGARRSGPPMPTRLVVVGGSLAGTTVNITSGQQVTMGRAHDSTIVLDDDYASSRHARLYPDASGQWIVEDLGSTNGTFLGQTKLNAPTVAQIGVPIRIGKTVLELRA
- a CDS encoding PP2C family serine/threonine-protein phosphatase, whose translation is MALVLRYAIRSHVGLIREGNEDSGYAGPRLLAIADGMGGAAAGELASAVVMTTVSRLDSPGGEDLLSGTGEMPAMPAMAPGGQGGPGPAGPGAPGPGGVPDNEQTLHISQHDLAARESGNPHSAPDPAFGEPDLALLGGAVVAANERLRAIVAERPELEGMGTTLTAMLWSGGRFGMVHVGDSRAYRLRDGLLEQMTADHTWVQRLIDEGRITEEEAGHHPQRSLLMRVLDGRTQVEADIGTFDAYAGDRYLLCSDGLSGFVSQETLAETLAAYADPQQAVDALIELALRAGGPDNITCIVADTLDDGTIPGASPNEATQMLGSLTPVVVGAASEGVEQLPRFSTPASGGQPGGGAPQDDFPQNHPAGRAARLRSRRNQQNQPNQQMAAEHPGGPVATAPQQFDPSAQTTELESVPGQRGLVPDGENNPGGRRNAGGYGGPDGAPSGPGGLGGPGAPGGAAPAKRGKKGLLITGAVVVVLAAAAGGAYVYSQGQYYVTPSADSKQVLLYQGLSQASFAASQQTMTEGPLWINSVPQSKRADLYKTESFGSEGAALAYLEQYRTAAKSCADYRHSQTTVQSQALKQPASGKPAGTTVPGQNLAPTTPPASSKDGAPLANGPASTPPTIAPTGDLTGTTAPTGGQQGVPEPQNPTSSSSAPGTQGDDPQMKAYCAGTTDGPQ
- a CDS encoding TetR/AcrR family transcriptional regulator; protein product: MAEHRTGALTERQRQIAAAARALVEDEGPEGLTMRRVADALGIKAPSLYKHVPDKTALQALVVAEGFLEYAEALEAAIAAADDPLAALAKTYRDFAVAHPHLYRLMNYRPLRRDLLPEGLEERAALPLLKVIGHDPAKARALWAFAHGMVSLEIDGRFPPDADISAAWDAGLATFA
- a CDS encoding SigE family RNA polymerase sigma factor, with the translated sequence MRPEDEDEFRRFTAARWPGLVRTAYLLTGDLGHAEDLAQNTLIKAYRSWHRVRGVEDVDAYVRKILVNANRSRFRSKRPVEYSVATVPEHPAWPPDDGCGVEERGVLFAALATLPPRQRAIVVLRYWEDLAEGEVAALLGCSVGTVKSQASRALAKLRNDAGLAGLSAFRGPAAAMKGAQA
- a CDS encoding DsbA family protein; protein product: MTGMTDETWEGGLREVMAGTATAARVATPPTEAILRRGRSSLRRRNGLAGSGVLGVVAAAVIAGTSLGAGSAGGPAPQAGVVSAGAAVVTLGPASAKTKVVVYDDYRCPPCRQTDSGTSAFLEQEAGSGRIQVEYRPVNLIDRSGTAPGSGSMAAGNAVQCAAEHGDFSAYRAAVFAHQPTETVDAFTASALIAIAREIPGLDTAAFEKCVGDQPYAAAINRNYDSAFTTVHCEGVPCITVDGKQWTGSVPAGADLGKIVDSWLVQEIAPS
- a CDS encoding FhaA domain-containing protein, producing MGVLQRFERRIEGLVNGAFAKAFKSEVQPVEIASALQRECDDRAAIVSQGRTMVPNDFTVELGGVDYERLATYAGPLGAELAELVREYGAEQRYMFVGPVEVKFARAADLDTGMFRIQSQALAGVVPVSQMQGEPQGYDPYGQPPPYQGGPQGPGGPQGPGGPQGPGGLQPVPPPNPVPQPSPWGAPQQPPQGQGGPQPGWGAPPPGQGGYDQGGYDQGGYDPYGQPPPQQPGWGPPGGQQQQQQQYAPPQQSQTQCWVEINGARHMLTKPVTTMGRGTDVDLRVDDPSVSRRHAEIRIGTPSYVSDLGSTNGIVVDNQHVTQAPLRDGSVIHLGTTTIIFRQQG